One part of the Sander vitreus isolate 19-12246 chromosome 10, sanVit1, whole genome shotgun sequence genome encodes these proteins:
- the dnd1 gene encoding dead end protein 1, producing the protein MESKQSQVLNAERVQALETWLRTTGTKLTQVNGQRKYGGPPEVWEGPAPGARCEVFISQIPRDTYEDVLIPLFSSVGPLWEFRLMMNFSGQNRGFAYGKYGSPAVATEAINLLHGYVVEHGFRLSVRRSTEKRHLCMGNLPAATQQEELLQVLRVLAEGVERLSLKAGPGIEGVSAIVVFSSHHAASMAKKGLVEAFKKKFAINISVKWQSAAKPSPDEQHKLPKSLVPSPVKPPRHILPAQPSGPPPRLARPQSTPLGFCRAVGGPTAPPPPSATFQGPPASPAPASPPAMLLRMLCEANGVGQPLYEIYYSHAGPDGFLYFTYEVCVPGTNTPFRGLVPILPGPTASSTWEEAQRAAAQQVLHRMYSNELAH; encoded by the exons GTGCTGAACGCGGAGCGGGTGCAGGCGCTGGAAACCTGGCTGAGAACGACCGGCACCAAGCTGACTCAAGTCAACGGCCAGAGGAAATATGGAGGACCGCCGGAGG TGTGGGAGGGGCCGGCCCCAGGAGCCCGCTGCGAGGTCTTCATCAGCCAGATCCCGCGGGACACCTACGAGGATGTGCTGATCCCCCTGTTCAGCTCCGTGGGTCCCCTCTGGGAGTTCCGGCTCATGATGAACTTCAGCGGCCAGAACCGCGGCTTCGCCTACGGCAAATACGGCTCGCCGGCTGTCGCCACCGAAGCCATCAATCTGCTGCACGGGTACGTGGTGGAGCACGGCTTCCGTCTCAGCGTCCGCCGCAGCACCGAGAAGAGACACCTCTGTATGGGAAACCTGCCGGCCGCCACCCAGCAGGAGGAACTACTGCAG GTGCTGCGTGTTCTGGCAGAGGGGGTGGAGAGGCTGTCCCTGAAGGCGGGGCCTGGCATAGAGGGCGTGTCTGCTATAGTCGTCTTCTCGTCCCACCACGCTGCCTCCATGGCCAAGAAGGGGCTGGTGGAAG CATTCAAGAAGAAGTTTGCGATTAACATCTCAGTCAAATGGCAGTCGGCCGCGAAGCCTAGCCCGGACGAGCAACACAAACTTCCCAAGAGCCTCGTGCCGTCCCCCGTGAAGCCGCCGCGCCACATCCTGCCCGCTCAGCCCTCGGGCCCGCCTCCTCGCCTGGCCCGCCCTCAGTCCACCCCGCTGGGTTTCTGCAGAGCAGTGGGAGGACCCACTGCCCCCCCGCCCCCCAGCGCCACCTTCCAGGGGCCCCCAGCGTCTCCAGCACCCGCCTCGCCCCCTGCGATGCTCCTGCGTATGCTGTGCGAGGCGAATGGCGTCGGCCAGCCGCTCTATGAGATTTACTACAGCCACGCTGGGCCGGATGGATTCCTCTACTTTACCTACGAGGTGTGCGTCCCCGGGACGAACACGCCCTTCAGGGGGCTGGTCCCGATCTTGCCGGGACCCACGGCGTCAAGCACGTGGGAGGAGGCCCAGCGGGCCGCGGCCCAGCAGGTTCTGCACAGGATGTACAGTAATGAGTTGGCCCACTGA
- the hars gene encoding histidine--tRNA ligase isoform X2 encodes MEDKAQIQEAIKIQGEVVRKLKSEKASKEQIDEEVAKLLQLKAQIGGDDGKHQFVLKTAKGTRDYNPKQMAIRERVFNTIISCFKRHGAETIDTPVFELKETLTGKYGEDSKLIYDLKDQGGELLSLRYDLTVPFARYLAMNKITNIKRYHIAKVYRRDNPAMTRGRYREFYQCDFDIAGQYDGMIPDAECLKIVHEILSELDLGDFRIKVNDRRILDGMFAVCGVPDDKFRSICSTVDKLDKMPWEDVKKEMVNEKGLSEEAADRIGEYVSLQGGMDLAERLLQDHRMSQSKQACAGLSDIKLLFSYLQLFQVTDKVVFDLSLARGLDYYTGIIYEAVLTQAGAAPAPAEAQNGAPAEESVSVGSVAGGGRYDGLVGMFDPKGRKVPCVGVSIGIERIFSIMEHKAEVSAEKVRTTEVQVMVASAQKNLLEEKLRLITELWDAGIKAEVMYKKNPKLLSQLQHCEESGIPLVAILGEQELKDGVVKLRVVATREEVDISRADLIAEIRKRTSEA; translated from the exons ATGGAAGACAAGGCACAGATACAAGAGGCGATTAAAATCCAAGGTGAAGTCGTTCGGAAGTTAAAGTCAGAGAAGGCGAGCAAAGAGCAG ATTGATGAAGAGGTAGCCAAACTGCTGCAGCTGAAGGCTCAGATAGGAGGAGACGATGGCAAACATCAGTTTGTCCTCAAGACGGCAAAG gGAACGAGGGACTACAACCCCAAGCAGATGGCCATCAGAGAGAGAGTCTTCAACACCATCATCAGCTGCTTCAAACGCCACGGAGCAGAGACCATCGACACACCCGTATTTGAACTCAAG GAGACGCTGACAGGGAAATATGGAGAAGATTCCAAGCTCATCTACGACCTCAAAGACCAGGGAGGAGAGCTGCTGTCCCTCAGATATGACCTCACT GTGCCCTTTGCCCGCTACCTGGCCATGAACAAGATAACCAACATCAAGCGCTACCACATCGCTAAGGTGTACCGCCGTGACAACCCGGCCATGACCCGCGGACGCTACCGCGAGTTCTACCAATGT gattTTGACATCGCAGGGCAGTACGACGGCATGATTCCAGATGCTGAGTGTCTGAAGATTGTCCATGAAATCCTCAGTGAGCTGGACCTCGGAGACTTCCGTATCAAG GTCAACGACAGACGCATCCTCGACGGGATGTTTGCTGTGTGCGGCGTCCCGGACGACAAGTTCCGCTCCATCTGTTCAACAGTGGATAAACTGGACAAG aTGCCCTGGGAGGACGTGAAGAAGGAGATGGTGAATGAGAAGGGCCTATCAGAGGAGGCTGCCGACCGGATCGGAGAGTACGTCAGTTTGCAGG GTGGAATGGACTTGGCGGAGCGCCTCCTGCAGGACCACCGGATGTCTCAGAGTAAGCAGGCGTGCGCCGGCCTGTCGGACATCAAGCTGCTCTTCAGCTACCTGCAGCTCTTCCAGGTCACAGACAAG GTGGTGTTTGACCTGAGTCTGGCCCGCGGTCTGGACTACTACACAGGAATCATTTACGAGGCGGTGCTGACTCAGGCCGGGGCGGCCCCGGCGCCCGCTGAGGCCCAGAACGGGGCGCCTGCAGAGGAGAGTGTCAGCGTGGGCAGCGTGGCGGGCGGCGGGCGCTACGACGGCCTGGTGGGCATGTTTGATCCCAAAGGCAGGAAAGTGCCGTGTGTCGGTGTCAGCATCGGCATCGAGAGGATCTTCTCCATCATGGAGCACAAGGCTGAG gTGTCAGCAGAGAAGGTCCGGACCACGGAGGTTCAGGTGATGGTGGCGTCGGCTCAGAAGAACCTGCTGGAGGAGAAACTCCGACTCATCACGGAGCTCTGGGACGCTGGCATTAAG GCGGAGGTGATGTATAAGAAGAACCCCAAACTGCTGAGTCAGCTGCAGCACTGCGAGGAGTCGGGGATCCCGCTGGTGGCCATCCTGGGAGAACAGGAGCTGAAAGATGGAGTGGTCAAACTCCGCGTCGTGGCCACCAGAGAGGAG GTTGATATTTCCAGAGCAGATCTTATAGCTGAGATCAGGAAGAGGACCTCCGAGGCCTAG
- the hars gene encoding histidine--tRNA ligase isoform X1: MLTVFCVRACSGLAGFRTATRVRSMHSLPGITVAQIDEEVAKLLQLKAQIGGDDGKHQFVLKTAKGTRDYNPKQMAIRERVFNTIISCFKRHGAETIDTPVFELKETLTGKYGEDSKLIYDLKDQGGELLSLRYDLTVPFARYLAMNKITNIKRYHIAKVYRRDNPAMTRGRYREFYQCDFDIAGQYDGMIPDAECLKIVHEILSELDLGDFRIKVNDRRILDGMFAVCGVPDDKFRSICSTVDKLDKMPWEDVKKEMVNEKGLSEEAADRIGEYVSLQGGMDLAERLLQDHRMSQSKQACAGLSDIKLLFSYLQLFQVTDKVVFDLSLARGLDYYTGIIYEAVLTQAGAAPAPAEAQNGAPAEESVSVGSVAGGGRYDGLVGMFDPKGRKVPCVGVSIGIERIFSIMEHKAEVSAEKVRTTEVQVMVASAQKNLLEEKLRLITELWDAGIKAEVMYKKNPKLLSQLQHCEESGIPLVAILGEQELKDGVVKLRVVATREEVDISRADLIAEIRKRTSEA; the protein is encoded by the exons ATGCTGACCGTGTTCTGTGTTCGTGCGTGCTCTGGTCTGGCGGGCTTTCGGACTGCAACACGGGTCCGATCTATGCATTCGCTACCTGGGATTACTGTTGCGCAG ATTGATGAAGAGGTAGCCAAACTGCTGCAGCTGAAGGCTCAGATAGGAGGAGACGATGGCAAACATCAGTTTGTCCTCAAGACGGCAAAG gGAACGAGGGACTACAACCCCAAGCAGATGGCCATCAGAGAGAGAGTCTTCAACACCATCATCAGCTGCTTCAAACGCCACGGAGCAGAGACCATCGACACACCCGTATTTGAACTCAAG GAGACGCTGACAGGGAAATATGGAGAAGATTCCAAGCTCATCTACGACCTCAAAGACCAGGGAGGAGAGCTGCTGTCCCTCAGATATGACCTCACT GTGCCCTTTGCCCGCTACCTGGCCATGAACAAGATAACCAACATCAAGCGCTACCACATCGCTAAGGTGTACCGCCGTGACAACCCGGCCATGACCCGCGGACGCTACCGCGAGTTCTACCAATGT gattTTGACATCGCAGGGCAGTACGACGGCATGATTCCAGATGCTGAGTGTCTGAAGATTGTCCATGAAATCCTCAGTGAGCTGGACCTCGGAGACTTCCGTATCAAG GTCAACGACAGACGCATCCTCGACGGGATGTTTGCTGTGTGCGGCGTCCCGGACGACAAGTTCCGCTCCATCTGTTCAACAGTGGATAAACTGGACAAG aTGCCCTGGGAGGACGTGAAGAAGGAGATGGTGAATGAGAAGGGCCTATCAGAGGAGGCTGCCGACCGGATCGGAGAGTACGTCAGTTTGCAGG GTGGAATGGACTTGGCGGAGCGCCTCCTGCAGGACCACCGGATGTCTCAGAGTAAGCAGGCGTGCGCCGGCCTGTCGGACATCAAGCTGCTCTTCAGCTACCTGCAGCTCTTCCAGGTCACAGACAAG GTGGTGTTTGACCTGAGTCTGGCCCGCGGTCTGGACTACTACACAGGAATCATTTACGAGGCGGTGCTGACTCAGGCCGGGGCGGCCCCGGCGCCCGCTGAGGCCCAGAACGGGGCGCCTGCAGAGGAGAGTGTCAGCGTGGGCAGCGTGGCGGGCGGCGGGCGCTACGACGGCCTGGTGGGCATGTTTGATCCCAAAGGCAGGAAAGTGCCGTGTGTCGGTGTCAGCATCGGCATCGAGAGGATCTTCTCCATCATGGAGCACAAGGCTGAG gTGTCAGCAGAGAAGGTCCGGACCACGGAGGTTCAGGTGATGGTGGCGTCGGCTCAGAAGAACCTGCTGGAGGAGAAACTCCGACTCATCACGGAGCTCTGGGACGCTGGCATTAAG GCGGAGGTGATGTATAAGAAGAACCCCAAACTGCTGAGTCAGCTGCAGCACTGCGAGGAGTCGGGGATCCCGCTGGTGGCCATCCTGGGAGAACAGGAGCTGAAAGATGGAGTGGTCAAACTCCGCGTCGTGGCCACCAGAGAGGAG GTTGATATTTCCAGAGCAGATCTTATAGCTGAGATCAGGAAGAGGACCTCCGAGGCCTAG